CAGGAAAGTAAGTATGCATTTTGCTGATTATTGACTTTTTTAATAGATTCTAGTGTAGTTTTTATGACTATCTAATAAATTATTGCTTGCAGTTTTCATACCGATCTCGACTTCGTCCTTGTGTGGTATATGGTGGTGCTGATATTGGTCAACAGATTCGAGACTTAGAACGTGGATGTCACTTGTTAGTTGCCACTCCAGGACGTCTGGTAGATATGATGGAAAGAGGAAAGGTTGGGTTAGATTTCTGCAAGtaagttgatttttatatatgaagTATAATTAACTTGTATATTAGTATTCATCAGTTTTGTAGTATTTTGTAAAGTAGTAGCTGATCTGCTTGGTTCATTGTAACAGATAACAGCTAATTTGGTTATGTGATCTGTATGTGGTTTACATAGTGAAATTTGAATCTCAAATGTTAGAATGACTGTATTAGCATAAATCAGTATAGGCACAACAAAAATTAAGTTTCTTATCAAATTCTAAACTTAAGTTTCTCATCAAATTCTGAACTATCTTTTTAATAACAGATACTTGGTGTTGGATGAAGCTGATAGGATGCTGGATATGGGATTTGAACCTCAGATACGTCGTATAGTTGAACAAGACACTATGCCACCAAAGGGTGTTCGCCATACCATGATGTTTAGTGCTACTTTTCCTAAGGAAATTCAGGTAGttccttttttttgaaaaaagaacatTTGTATAGATGTTTTCTTGAGTTAATGttagttaaaataggaaaaaagtaaaGACTTCCTTGACCCTCTTTCAGATGCTTGCTCGTGATTTCTTGGATGAATATATCTTTCTGGCCGTAGGTAGAGTTGGCTCTACCTCTGAGAACATCACACAAAAAGTAGTTTGGGTGGAAGAGGCAGACAAACGGTCATTTCTACTTGATCTCTTAAATGCAGCAGGTAAAATTTTGAGTAATTATATTGCTAGATATTAAAGAGACTATTAAAATACCTTTAGCCTATACCCTGTGTTTACTCACCCTTCTGACCATGGATGTAAAGCTGCTTTTTCATTATCTCCATGTGCATTCCTTCTGAGTGCAAAGAGAAGTAGCAAATCATTAATATTTAGATCAAGCAATGATGCAAAGTTGCtattaataaagaaaagataaagtattttttatcaaTAATTTTTCAGGGAAGGATTCGCTGACTTTAGTTTTTGTTGAGACCAAAAAGGGGGCTGATTCTTTGGAGGATTTCTTATACCATGAAGGATATGCTTGTACAAGTATCCACGGAGACCGCTCACAGAGAGATAGAGAGGAAGCTCTTCATCAGTTCCGCTCAGGAAAATGCCCAATTCTAGTGGCTACTGCTGTGCGTatattttctgctcttttttcttttttttttcttttttcaattacaCATCTTTGAATATTgccttattttaacaaaaattgctttttttaGGTGGCAGCAAGAGGACTAGACATATCAAATGTGAAACATGTCATCAATTTTGATTTGCCAAGTGATATTGAAGAATATGTACATCGGATTGGCCGTACAGGACGTGTAGGAAACCTTGGTAAAGTGTTTGGTTGCTTGCTGGTTGACACAGTTTTAAATCCTAGAACTTGTTTTCAAGGGAAAGTTGACATCGGATGTCAGACAGTTTAATATTgtgtattgtttatatttttgttttctgattaatGTTCTAGACCTCATTTACTTTTTTTGGATTCTTGTAGGTCTTGCCACCtcatttttgaatgaaagaaatgtaaatattacAAAAGATTTGTTGGATCTTCTTGTTGAAGCCAAACAAGAAGTGCCATCCTGGTTAGAAAATATGGCTTATGAACACTATTACAAGAGTGGCAGTCGTGGCCGTTCTAAGAGGTACGGATAGTTTTAAACCTTTGTCATTAATATCATCTGGGAAAGGAATTTTGTCCAGGGTTAACTAAAAACTGCCATTACTATACAAGTGACATTTTCAGAAAGGATAGCGTGGAGTAAATGCCAGAGGAAGAAGCCACATGGAAATGAGTTGAAGTTGAGGACTGGAAAGTTTATGCATGGAAATTGTCGTTTTATTTCAATTATGTTCTTAAAAACCATCATATCTTTTTCCTTGTAATATAGATTCAGTGGAGGATTTGGTGCCCGTGATTATCGACAAAGTAGCAGTTCTGGCAGTTCTAGCTATAGTAGTGGTCGTGCAAGCAGCAGCCACAGTAGTGGAGGTGGTCATGGCAGCAGCAGAGGATTTGGTGGAGGTAATAGTGTAATTTTCCcccttttatataaatttttgcaAGGGATTCCCCCCTTTTTCAAAGCATAActtgagaaattttatttgtgAAGAACACAACCAAATAATACAGTGTTTTTTATTAGGCTTATATCAGACTACTAGAAAAAGGAAATATGGCTGactaatttgtctttttttttaacatttcttgataGGTGGCTATGGAGGCTTCTACAGTAGTGAAGGATATGGAGGAAATTACAGCTCTCAGGGGGTTGACTGGTGGGGCAACTGAATCTGCTTTGTAAccaagtcacttaaaaaaaactacaatggAAACCACATGTAACTTTGCCAGATTGTTTTGTGTAGAAAGGAGATCTTGTAGTGCGTTACCCACAGTGATTCCTCTGAAAATTCAAGGAAGCTTAAagccaaaagaaggaaaaagaacaatcAACAACTCCATTGGTTTGAAAACTTAATTGCTATGGTTTGGATTAACTTCCCTTCTGCTTGTTTCCACCCCAAACTGCATTTATAATTCTGTGACTGAGGATCATTTGTTTGTTAATGTACTATGACTTTTAAGTTTtagacaactttttattttgatgtccTGTTGGCTCAGTAATGGTCTCGTTTTCATGTATTCATGGAATAAATTCACTAAATTTGGGCTAAGATCACACCTTGGCACACAGGTGTGATACAGCTTACTTAACAGGAATTGTTAATTCACATCTATTACAAAGTAAGAAAACTTGAGCAGTAACTTGCATTAGGACTTAATATTTGGAGATTGGGGAGAAAAATATCTTACAGCAGAATTACCTTCTGATGTGGCAAACTGTACTTATTTAAATTTGTACTTGCTCATTCTATCCTGGATAggcatttataaattataaataagccATTCCAGTCATGATAAGGTTGCATGTATGAATGCATCCATACATTTTTCAAAGCATTCTTGAAGTTAATGGAAGTAAATATAACAGTCCCTCTTAATTCTAAGATAGGCAAGTCGGGTATATGTTACCACAGGAGAAGTTTGAAAATTTGATTATAAAAAAGTATTTAGTGAAAATTTCAtctaattagatttttttcctgcCTGCCCTGAGTAAAATTGAAATGGTAGTATGGTTGACCATGCCAGTGACCAGTCCTTTTATGGATCAGCTTGGGTTTTGGTCTTAAATGCATGCTAGTGTTGATGTTTTTTGGTCAGAAGGATATGAGCAGGAGGGATCATGCAGCAGGCTTTACTTTATTGCAGATTTTCTTTACTCTCTTTACACTGCGTTGAAATGTTTAAATGGCTTACATTTGTGGACTTTGTCAGTCAGCATAACAACACACAAATCCTTGAGATTACACGGGTTAGAAATATGTACTAAGCTGCTCAAGTTGTTTTTTCTGTatagtataattatattttagttgCATAGGTTTCCGTTGTATTTTACAGTTGTTTTCTGCTAAATTTGGCTAAAGATGATTATTCACCAACTAAAATTGTCTCCGTCACTTGGAATTGGTACTTTTCTCTGGTTGGATAATAATCCAACATAATTAATAATCTTAACAATGGCATAAGAAGGCAAAAATTTCTTACAAGTGCAATAATAGATTTTCAAGTGTATTGTGCCTTGTTCTAAAACTTTTATTAAGTAGGTGCACTTGACAGTATTGAGGTCATTTGTTATGGTGCTATTTCAATTAGTCTAGGTTTAGGCCCTTGTACATTTGCCCATAACTTTTTACAAAGTACTTCTTTTATTGCACATTCagagaatttttaatatatatatatatatgtcttttgtgCATGTTCTTAAACTTCCAATCTTACTTTGTCTCTTGGAGATTGTTGAACACATCTTTTTAGAACtagattctaaaattttatttgggaCCATTGAATGATGATTGGGAAGAAAACTCTTTGCACATGACAGATTTTAGATACTTTTTTGCTGCTAGTGCTAGTCTGtgtagtatttattgaacattttgacaaatatttatttttgtaagccTAAAAGTGATTCTTTGAAAGTTTAAAGAAACTTGACCAAAAGACAGTACAAAAACACTGGCACTTGAATGTTGAATGTCACCGTATGTTACATAATAAATTTCAGGTTAGTGTGAGCTTTAATGTTAGGTCTTACTACACTTTTAGTCAAACTAAGCAGACCCAGCATTGACTTTGTAGATAGCTTTAACTTTCtaacaaaatgtaaaagaaacttCGCA
This genomic window from Odocoileus virginianus isolate 20LAN1187 ecotype Illinois unplaced genomic scaffold, Ovbor_1.2 Unplaced_Contig_32, whole genome shotgun sequence contains:
- the LOC110132257 gene encoding ATP-dependent RNA helicase DDX3Y-like; its protein translation is MSHEAVKNVQEVDQQLANLNLNSDNNQSGGGSTASKGRYIPPHLRNREASKGFYGKDVSGWSCSKEKDAYSSFGSRDSRGRPSYFSDRGSGSRGRFDDRGRNDCEGIGSRDRTGFGRFERSGHSRWCDKSDDDDWSKPLPPSERLEQELFSGGNTGINFEKYDDIPVEVTGNNCPPHIESFSDIAMGEIIMGNIELTHYTRPTPVQKHAIPIIKEKRDLMACAQTGSGKTAAFLLPILSQIYTDGPGEALKAVKENGRYGRRKQYPISLVLAPTRELAVQIYEEARKFSYRSRLRPCVVYGGADIGQQIRDLERGCHLLVATPGRLVDMMERGKVGLDFCKYLVLDEADRMLDMGFEPQIRRIVEQDTMPPKGVRHTMMFSATFPKEIQMLARDFLDEYIFLAVGRVGSTSENITQKVVWVEEADKRSFLLDLLNAAGKDSLTLVFVETKKGADSLEDFLYHEGYACTSIHGDRSQRDREEALHQFRSGKCPILVATAVAARGLDISNVKHVINFDLPSDIEEYVHRIGRTGRVGNLGLATSFLNERNVNITKDLLDLLVEAKQEVPSWLENMAYEHYYKSGSRGRSKRFSGGFGARDYRQSSSSGSSSYSSGRASSSHSSGGGHGSSRGFGGGGYGGFYSSEGYGGNYSSQGVDWWGN